GTTCCGGCTTTTTCCGCGGATCAATTCGACCGCATGCTGGTTGAGACACAACCGGATGCGGTGATCGTCACCACGATTGATTGCTATCATGACGACTATATCTGCCGGGCGATGGAGGCGGGATGCGATGTGATCACGGAAAAACCCATGACCACTGATGAAAACAAATGCCGGCGCATCCTGGAGACCCAGAAAAAAACCGGCCGTTGCTGTCGCGTCGCTTTCAATTACCGGTACTCTCCACCGCGCACACAGGTCAAAGATCTGCTCCTGTCCGGCGTTATTGGCCGCGTGCTGTCTGTTGATTTTCACTGGATGCTGGACACCTTTCACGGCGCTGATTATTTCCGTCGCTGGCACAGCTATAAAAAATATTCAGGGGGGCTCATGGTTCACAAAGCCACCCATCATTTCGATCTGGTCAACTGGTGGCTGTCCACGGTTCCGCGAACCGTGTTTGCTGTGGGACAGCGCTGTTTTTATCTGCCGGCTACGGCTCAGGCTTTTGGCTGGACCGGCGCCGGCGGACGCTGTTTGGATTGCCCTGACAGCGAACGCTGCGCCTTTCATCTCGATCTCCGTTCGCTGCAGGGGCTGAAAAATCTTTATTTGGCCAATGAAAAGTATGATGGCTACATTCGCGATCGATGTGTTTTTCGCCCGGATATAGAAATCGAAGATACGGTGGCCGCCACTGTGACCTATCAGAACGGCGCTCAGATGAGCTATTCGCTCAACGCCTTTGCCGCCTGGGAAGGGTATCAGGTCGTTTTTAACGGCACACTGGGACGGTTGGAACATAAATGCGAAGAACAGGTTTACGTCAGCGGCGACGGAACAATTCCAGGCGCTCTCAAAACCGAGGGAACCTGGATCAAAGTTTTTCCCCTCTTTGCACCCGCCTATGAGGTG
This portion of the bacterium genome encodes:
- a CDS encoding Gfo/Idh/MocA family oxidoreductase, coding for MNSGKKRYVQVGLGARSEMYSQALIEEHADSCELVGLCDSNPGRLQDRQAWAAQRGRKVPAFSADQFDRMLVETQPDAVIVTTIDCYHDDYICRAMEAGCDVITEKPMTTDENKCRRILETQKKTGRCCRVAFNYRYSPPRTQVKDLLLSGVIGRVLSVDFHWMLDTFHGADYFRRWHSYKKYSGGLMVHKATHHFDLVNWWLSTVPRTVFAVGQRCFYLPATAQAFGWTGAGGRCLDCPDSERCAFHLDLRSLQGLKNLYLANEKYDGYIRDRCVFRPDIEIEDTVAATVTYQNGAQMSYSLNAFAAWEGYQVVFNGTLGRLEHKCEEQVYVSGDGTIPGALKTEGTWIKVFPLFAPAYEV